GAACTCTGGGCGCCGGCGCGGCTAACCGACGCCATCGCACGAACGGAGGGCTGGACCTTCGGCTGCCCTTGAGGCTAGGGAGACCGCGACGCTCAGGCGCGCCGGCTTAGCACAGTGGTAGTGCAGCGGTTTTGTAAACCGAAGGTCGGGGGTTCGAATCCCTCAGCCGGCACCATTTCATCGTCCAGCGCTGTTCGCGTAACGCCGCCGCGTTACTCCACCGCCTCGCGCAGCACCGCGATGCCTTGCTCCCGTTGCGCTTTCAGTTCGCGTTTCAGTACGGCGGGATCGCGGGCGAAGACGAAGCCGAAGCTGACGCCGCCGTGCTTGCCGATGGTGGCGTGGTGCAGCTTGTGCGCCTGCACCAGCCGCCGGGCATAGCCGCGCCGGGGCACCCAGCGGAACCAGCGCTGGTGGACCAGCCCATCGTGCACCAGCGTGTAGATCACGCCATAGACCAGCACGCCGATGCCGATCCAGGTGGCCGGCTCCCAGGCCGCCGCCCCGCGCACCAGCGGGCTGCCCAGCGCGAAGAAGGTGATCGAGATCGCCGCGCCGACCAGCGCGTAGAGGTCGTTCCGTTCGAAGAAACCGTCGTGCGGCTCGTGATGATCGCGGTGCCAGCCCCAGCCGAAGCCGTGCATCACATATTTGTGGCTGCCCCACGCGAGGCCTTCCATGGCGATCACGGTGGCAAGGACGATCAGGGTGGCGGCAAGCGTGGTCATGGCCGTTTCCTTACCCTCCGGCGCGACAGATCGCGACACTTTCTTGCAACGCTGCGACGCGCATTTTCGGGCCATTCAGGCACCGGGAGGCAGGAACGGCGTTGTGCGGAAGAGACCGCAGATCGAAAGGACCGAAGCCATGAAGAAGTTCATTCTCGCCGCCCTCATCCCCGCCGCGTTGGCCGGTGTCGCCGCGCCCGCGCTCGCGCAGCCGATGCCGCCGCGCCACAACGATGCCTGGGCGCTGACGCCGGCGCGGAATGCCGAAATCCGCTCCGACATCCAGCGGCTGCGCGCCGACATCGATCGCGCCCAGGCCCGCCGCACGATCTCGCCGCGCGAGGCCAGCGGGTTGCGCCGCGAGGCCGCCGATATCCAGCGCCAGTATGCCGCGTTTTCGCGCGGGGGGCTGGATCGCAACGAGGTGCGCCGGCTGCAGGACCGCGTGAACGACGTCCGCGCGCACCTGCGCATGGAACGGCGCGACTGGGACGGCCGTCGCGGTTGATCGATCGGCTTGCAGCTGCGCAAGAAAATTTCGTAAACTAACCTTCCGGCGCGCCTCTTCCCGCTTGAAATGCGGCAGGGGCGCGCCTAACCGCCTTGCATGACCAGCAATCCGCGCACCCTTTACCAGAAAATCTGGGACGCTCACGTCGTCGAGAGCCGCGACGATGGCACCAGCCTGATCTACATCGACCGCCATCTCGTGCATGAAGTGACGAGTCCGCAGGCGTTCGAGGCCCTCCGCGTATCGGGCCGCACGGTGCGTCGCCCGGACCTGACGCTGGCGGTGCCCGATCACAACCTGCCCACCACCGCGCGCCGTGATGCGCAGGGGCGGCGCATTCCCATCGCCGATCCCGAAAGCGCCTCGCAGCTGGCCGCGCTGGAGCGCAACGCGCCCGAATTCGGCATCCGCCTGATCGGGGACGCCGATATCGAGCAGGGCATCGTCCACGTCGTCGGGCCGGAGCAGGGCTTTTCCCTGCCGGGCGCGACGATCGTTTGCGGCGACAGCCACACCGCCTGCCACGGCGGGCTGGGCGCGCTGGCCTTTGGCATCGGCACGTCGGAAGTCGAGCACGTGCTCGCGACGCAGACGCTGCTGCTCAAGCAGTCGAAGGCGATGGAAGTGCGCGTGGAAGGCGATCTGCGGCCCGGCGTTTCGGCCAAGGACGTGGTTCTGCACATCACCGGCGTGCTGCGCGCGGCGGGCGGCACCGGCTATGTCATCGAATATACCGGTTCGGCGATCCGCAGCCTGTCGATCGAGGGCCGGCTGACCGTGTCGAACATGGCGATCGAGCACGGCGCGCGCGCCGGGCTGATCGCGCCTGACGAAAAGACCTTCGCCTACCTCAAGGGCCGTCCCTATGCGCCGCGGGGCGCCGACTGGGACAAAGCCGTGGCCTGGTGGCAAAGCCTCGCCACCGATCCCGGCGCGCGCTACGACAAGGTGGTGGTGATCGACGCGGCCGACATCGCGCCGAGCGTGACCTGGGGCACCTCGCCCGAGGACGTGCTGCCGATCACCGGCATCGTTCCCGCGCCGGAAAGCTTCGAGGACCCGTCCAAGCAGGACGCGGTGCGCGCCAGCCTGGCCTACATGGGCCTCGAACCCGGCCAGCGGCTCGACTCGATCCCCGTGGAGAACGTGTTCATCGGTTCGTGCACCAACAGCCGGATCGAGGACATGCGCGCTGCCGCCGCCGTGCTCAAGGGGCGGAAGAAGGCGGACAACGTGCGCTGGGCGATCGTTGTTCCCGGTTCCGGTTTGGTCAAGAAGCAGGCCGAGGATGAGGGGCTGGACCGCATCTTCGTCGATGCCGGGTTCGAATGGCGGGAACCCGGTTGTTCGGCCTGCCTCGCCATGAACCCGGACAAGGTGCCGGCCGGCGAACGCTGTGCTTCCACCTCGAACCGCAATTTCGTCGGCCGCCAGGGGCCGGGCGCGCGCACGCACCTCGTCAGCCCGGCGATGGCGGCGGCGGCGGCGGTGACCGGCCATCTCACGGACGTTCGCGAACTCGTGTGACGGGGCGGGGGAATGAGCCGCAAGGCGTCGTTCCCGCCCGTCGCGTCCCCCGCCACGCGGGTGCTGGTGCTGGGCAGCCTGCCGGGCGAGGCATCGCTGGCGGCCGGGCGCTATTACGCGCATCCGCTCAACCAGTTCTGGCGCCTGATCGGCGGCGCGATCGGGCGGGACATCGCTGCGCTCGATTACGACGCGCGGCTGGCCGCGCTGCTGGCGGCCGGCGTGGGGCTGTGGGATGCGATCGGTTCGGCCCGGCGCCGCGGCAGCCTGGACGGCGCGATCCGCGATGCGGAGGCCAACCCGCTCGCCACGCTGGTTGCCGGCCTGCCGAACCTGCGCTGCGTGGCCTTCAACGGCGCCACGTCCGCGCGGATCGGCCGGCGCGTGCTGGCGGAACGTGGCCGCGTCGCGCTCGTTCAGCTTCCGTCCAGCAGCCCGGCCTATTGCAGTGTCACGTTCGCGCAGAAGCAGGCCGAATGGTTGAAGCTGCGGGATTTTCTGGCGGAAAATCCGCCGGGGTGAGGTTGCAAATCGATGACGGTCCGTCACATTGGCCGCGCATCAAGGAGTTTGGTTTCGTGACGACGAAGAAGACGGACTGGACCGGCAAGGCGGCCATGGCGGGCGCGGCGATTGGATCGGCGGCGCTGGCGGCGGCTTTGCTCTATGCCTCGCGGCGCAAGGAAAGCGTTGAAGCGGCCAAGAGCAAGCCCACGCCCCCGGCGGACCCCGTCGAAACCGACTGACGTTTTCCGCGTTTCGGGGGCGCTTTCCGGTCTTGCCGGACGCGTCCGCGTGGCTATAGCGGTGCTATGGAACCGGTCAGCCAGATTGACGGACGGGCAATCCCGTTCGGCCGCAAGAACGTCGATACCGACATCATCATCCCCGCCCACTGGCTGAAGACGATAAGCCGGGAAGGGCTGGGCCGGGGCGCGTTCGAAGCGCTGCGGCAGGACCCGGACAACCTGTTCGACAGCGCCGAATTCGCCGGCTCGCCGATCCTGATCGCCGGCGACAACTTCGGCTGCGGATCGAGCCGCGAACACGCGGCCTGGGCGTTGCTCGACCTTGGCATCAAGGCGGTGATCGCGCCATCGTTCTCCGACATCTTCTCGGGCAACGCTTTCAAGAATGGCATCCTCACGGTGGTGCTGCCGCAGGAACAGGTGGATCGCCTTCTCGAAGTGGCGAAGACCGATCCGGTCCACATCGATCTGGAAACCCAGACGGTGACCACGCCGTTCCAGGACCGCTTCCGCTTCGAGATCGACCCGTTCCGCAAGCATTGCCTGCTCAACGGGCTGGACGAAGTGGGGCTGACGCTGGCGCGCGATACCGCGATTTCGGCGTTTGAGGGCACCGTGCGGACCGAACGACCGTTCCTGGCCCGGGGAACCGGCGTCGCCGCCTGATCCTTTTTCGATGCCCGGTTCGTTTAACGGATCGCTTAAACCCTCTTCCCTTCACTGGTGAAACTTGCTTGCATGGGCGGGCGAGAACCGGACGGCCTTTCCGCATCCGGCAACGAATGGAATTGGGAGATACCGATGAAGGCCTTGCGCACCCACGCCGTTGGCGGTCCCGAAACGCTGACGCTGGACGATGTGTCCGATCCCGTGCCGGGCGCGGGGCAGGTCGTGGTGGCGATGAGGGCCTGCTCGATCAACTTCCCCGATACGCTTATGATTCGCGATCTCTACCAGTTCAAGCCGGAACGGCCCTTTGCGCCGGGCGGGGAACTGGCCGGGGTGATCGACGCGGTGGGCGAAGGCGTGACCGGCTGGAAGGTGGGCGACCGCGTGATCGCCATGGTTGGCAACGGCGGCCTGGCCGAGAAGGTCCGGGTTGAGGTCGGCCGGCTGTTCCCGCTGCCCGATGGCGTCGATTTCGCCACCGGCGCGTCGCTGCTGATGACCTATGGCACGACGTATCACGGCCTGGTCGATCGCGGTCATATCAAGGCGGGTGATACGCTGCTGGTGCTGGGCGCGGCGGGGGGCGTGGGCCTTTCCGCGATCGAGCTGGGCAAGGCGTTCGGCGCGCGCGTCGTCGCGGCCGTTTCGAGCGAGGAAAAGGCCGCCGTCGCGCGCGAGGCGGGTGCGGACGATGTGGTGATCTATGGCCGCCCGCCGTTCGACAAGGCGCAGTCGAAGGATCTTGCCGAAAAGTTCAAGGCGGCCTGCGGCCCCAATGGCGCCAACGTGATCTACGACATCGTGGGTGGCGATTATTCGGAACCGGCGCTGCGTTCGATCGCGTGGGAAGGGCGTTTCCTCGTCGTCGGCTTCCCCGCCGGCATCGCGCGTCTGCCGCTGAACCTGACGCTGCTCAAGTCCTGCGACGTGTGCGGGGTGTTCTGGGGCGCGTTCACCGCGCGCGAGCCGAAGAAGTTCGCGGAGCAGGTGGCCGAACTGTTCGCCATGCTCAAGGCGGGCAAGATCAATCCCCGTGTTTCCGCGCGCTTTCCGCTGGAAAGGGGTGGAGAGGCGATCGCCGTGCTGGAAAACCGGCAGGCGGTGGGCAAGGTCGTGGTGACGACGGAATAGCGTGGCCTGCTAGGCTCCCGACCCTACCGCCGGCTTCCGTAGGCCGGGATGCCCAGCTTCCAGTGGATCGCCGCGCCGCGCAGGCCGAAGCCGGCCAGCGCGGCGACCGGCCAGACCAGCCCGTCGGGCAGGCTCGCGATCCGGCCCAGCACGCAAAGGCCGGAAGCGAGTGCTGCCGCCGTCACGTAGAGCTCGGGCCGCATCAGGATCGAAGGGCGGCCGGCCAGCACGTCACGGATGATTCCGCCCACGCAGCCGGTGATCACGCCCATCATCATCGCGGGCACGGGCGAGACGCCATAGGCCAGCGCCTTGACGGTGCCGAGCACGGCATAGGCGCCCAGTCCGGCGGCATCCGCCCATTCCAGCGCGCGCCCTTCCCACCAGCGGTTCGGGGTGAACCACGCGACCAGCGCCACCGCGAAGCAGACCGGGGCAACCGCCGGATCGCGCACCCAGAACACCGGCGCGCCGATCAGCAGGTCGCGCACCGATCCTCCACCCACCCCCGTCACCAGCGCGAAGAACGCCATGGTGACGAAGGTCTGCCGCAACCGCGCCGCAAGCAGCGCGCCGGTCAGCGCGAAGACCGCGATCCCGGCCAGATCGAGAAAGCCGAGAATCGCGGGCAGCGCGGGCGCGGCCAGGATCGGAGAGGCAATGGCGGAAACGGCGGGTACTGGCATCAGCGCAGTTCCCCGGCCAGTGCGCGCACGAGTTCGCCCGCCGGCAAGGACCGGGCAAGGCGAGCGCCTTGTCCCGCCCATTGCGCGCCGAAGCCGGCTTCGCCCCGTGCCCTGGCCGCCGCGTTCAGCGCTTTGCCGGCATCGTAGGCGATCGGATAGGCCGGTGCGGCCAGACCGCAGCTTTCCCCCCAGGCGGTAAAGCGGTTGGCAAGGCCACGCGCCGGGCGGCCGGAGATGGCGCGGGTCATCACGGTCGGCCGCCCTTCGGCCAGTGCCGCGCGGTAGCCGGCGTCGGCCGCGCTTTCGGGGCACCCGACGAACGCGGTGCCAAGCTGCGCCGCCACCGCCCCCAGCGCCAGCGTGGCGCGAATGCCGGCGCCGTCCATGATGCCGCCCGCCGCGAT
The Novosphingobium sp. EMRT-2 genome window above contains:
- a CDS encoding NADPH:quinone oxidoreductase family protein, with the translated sequence MKALRTHAVGGPETLTLDDVSDPVPGAGQVVVAMRACSINFPDTLMIRDLYQFKPERPFAPGGELAGVIDAVGEGVTGWKVGDRVIAMVGNGGLAEKVRVEVGRLFPLPDGVDFATGASLLMTYGTTYHGLVDRGHIKAGDTLLVLGAAGGVGLSAIELGKAFGARVVAAVSSEEKAAVAREAGADDVVIYGRPPFDKAQSKDLAEKFKAACGPNGANVIYDIVGGDYSEPALRSIAWEGRFLVVGFPAGIARLPLNLTLLKSCDVCGVFWGAFTAREPKKFAEQVAELFAMLKAGKINPRVSARFPLERGGEAIAVLENRQAVGKVVVTTE
- the leuC gene encoding 3-isopropylmalate dehydratase large subunit codes for the protein MTSNPRTLYQKIWDAHVVESRDDGTSLIYIDRHLVHEVTSPQAFEALRVSGRTVRRPDLTLAVPDHNLPTTARRDAQGRRIPIADPESASQLAALERNAPEFGIRLIGDADIEQGIVHVVGPEQGFSLPGATIVCGDSHTACHGGLGALAFGIGTSEVEHVLATQTLLLKQSKAMEVRVEGDLRPGVSAKDVVLHITGVLRAAGGTGYVIEYTGSAIRSLSIEGRLTVSNMAIEHGARAGLIAPDEKTFAYLKGRPYAPRGADWDKAVAWWQSLATDPGARYDKVVVIDAADIAPSVTWGTSPEDVLPITGIVPAPESFEDPSKQDAVRASLAYMGLEPGQRLDSIPVENVFIGSCTNSRIEDMRAAAAVLKGRKKADNVRWAIVVPGSGLVKKQAEDEGLDRIFVDAGFEWREPGCSACLAMNPDKVPAGERCASTSNRNFVGRQGPGARTHLVSPAMAAAAAVTGHLTDVRELV
- the leuD gene encoding 3-isopropylmalate dehydratase small subunit, producing MEPVSQIDGRAIPFGRKNVDTDIIIPAHWLKTISREGLGRGAFEALRQDPDNLFDSAEFAGSPILIAGDNFGCGSSREHAAWALLDLGIKAVIAPSFSDIFSGNAFKNGILTVVLPQEQVDRLLEVAKTDPVHIDLETQTVTTPFQDRFRFEIDPFRKHCLLNGLDEVGLTLARDTAISAFEGTVRTERPFLARGTGVAA
- a CDS encoding trimeric intracellular cation channel family protein, which gives rise to MPVPAVSAIASPILAAPALPAILGFLDLAGIAVFALTGALLAARLRQTFVTMAFFALVTGVGGGSVRDLLIGAPVFWVRDPAVAPVCFAVALVAWFTPNRWWEGRALEWADAAGLGAYAVLGTVKALAYGVSPVPAMMMGVITGCVGGIIRDVLAGRPSILMRPELYVTAAALASGLCVLGRIASLPDGLVWPVAALAGFGLRGAAIHWKLGIPAYGSRR
- a CDS encoding sterol desaturase family protein, with product MTTLAATLIVLATVIAMEGLAWGSHKYVMHGFGWGWHRDHHEPHDGFFERNDLYALVGAAISITFFALGSPLVRGAAAWEPATWIGIGVLVYGVIYTLVHDGLVHQRWFRWVPRRGYARRLVQAHKLHHATIGKHGGVSFGFVFARDPAVLKRELKAQREQGIAVLREAVE
- a CDS encoding LPXTG cell wall anchor domain-containing protein, whose product is MTTKKTDWTGKAAMAGAAIGSAALAAALLYASRRKESVEAAKSKPTPPADPVETD
- a CDS encoding DNA-deoxyinosine glycosylase, producing MSRKASFPPVASPATRVLVLGSLPGEASLAAGRYYAHPLNQFWRLIGGAIGRDIAALDYDARLAALLAAGVGLWDAIGSARRRGSLDGAIRDAEANPLATLVAGLPNLRCVAFNGATSARIGRRVLAERGRVALVQLPSSSPAYCSVTFAQKQAEWLKLRDFLAENPPG